The segment TTCGGCTCCTGGTAGACGAACTCCTCGGGATAGCCGAGCTCCTTGAGGAACGGGCTGCCGAAGCCGAATTTCTCGGCCGGCGCGAAGGGGACGACGATGCCGGTCGATCCTTGCGGCGCGGTCAGGCGATAGCCGTCGACGTCGAACTCGTTCTGCTTGGCCTCGCCGCCGAAGATGGCGTGCTGGTCGAGGATCAGGATCTTGGCGGACGGGTTGTCCCGCGCGGCGACGAAGGCGGAGGTGAGGCCGGAGATGCCGGCGCCGACGATGATCAGGTCGTAGAGGTCGTCGACCAGCGGGGCGTTGGCGATCCGCTTGTCGAGGTCGCCGTTGCGGATATGGCCGTGGGCGGCGTTGACGACGACATGGGTGTTGCCGTTCTTGTCGGCATAGTCGCCGACGCCGCCGGGGCCGGTCCAGTCGGGGCCCAGCCCGGTGAGCGGGCTCGGCACGGTCTGCGCCTGCGCGCTCGTCGTCATCGCCGGCGCGCCCATCGTCAGCAGCGCCGCGCCCGACCCGATCATGGTGCCGCCGACGAAGTCCCGCCGCGTCACCGACGGCCTGGTCTTTTCTTCCCCTTGTCCGTTCATCGTTGATCGTCCCTCCCGTCCGGCCGTTCGCCGGTCACTGTCTCCATAGTGCCAAAGCTCGATGTCGCTGGCAATCGAGATTCTCGATTCAAATTGACTTTCTTGTCGCCAGGGAATTTTTCCTTCCGCGGCCGGCCGCGGAAACGGGATTTGCGGCGGATATGGTATAAAAATCCAGATTTATCATGGTGTTCATCTGGTATTCCAGAAGCTGACCCAGCCCGATTGACATCGGCCGGATAGCGCGAGATACTCGATTCTATTCCAAAACTAGCTCGAATGAAATCGAGTCGCGGCAGGGACGGTCAGCGAAAAGGGGAACGGGAATATGGCGAGTCGACTTTCAAAACTGATGGCTTCCGCCGCGATCGTCATGGGTTCCGCCGGCGGCGCGATGGCGCAGGTCTCCACCACCGAAGCCGGTTTCGAGCCGGGCGAGATCGTCGTCACCGCGCAGAAGCGGACGCAGAGCGCGCAGGCGATCGGCGTCGCCGTCTCGGCGCTGGGGGCGGACAATCTGGCCGCGCTGGGGCGGCAGGACATATCGGCGCTGGCGGCGCAGGTGCCCGGCCTGCAGGTCAACCAGTACAGCCCGACGGTGACCGTCTTCAACATCCGCGGCGTGTCGCAGAACGACTTCGCGGACAGCCAGGAGGCGCCGATCGCCTTCTACAATGACGAGGTCTATATCAGCGCGCTCGGCGCGATCGCCGGCATGACCTACGACCTCGAACGGGTCGAGGTGCTGCGCGGGCCGCAGGGCACGCTGTTCGGCCGCAACGCCACCGGCGGCCTGATCCAGATCGTGTCGGCCAAGCCGACCGACCATCTCGACGGCTTCGTCACCGCCACGGTCGGCAGCTATGGCCAGGTCGCGACCGAAGGCGCGGTCGGCGGCCCGCTGAGCGACCGGCTGCGCGCGCGCCTGTCCTTCACCACCAACCATGGCGGCGGCTATTTCAAGAACCGGATCGGCCGGGACCTGGGCGCCGCGAAATTCTATGCCGGTCGCATCCAGCTTGCCGGGGATGTCGGCGAGGGCGGCAAGTTCAACATCAAGGTGCAGGCCCTGCGCAACGACCGCGATCGTCAGGCGGGCATATATTCCCATCGCTCCGCCTTCCCGAACGCGCTGGGCCTGGGCGTCTATTTCGACCCGTCCGAAAACGCCTGGGGCAATTGCAACGGCTGCGATGCCCTGGGCTATGCGGAGCCCGATCGCGATCCCTTCACCGGAGCGCTCAACGGGCCGAACTATTTCAGCCGCACCTTCTGGGCCGTCACCGCGCGCTACGAACAGGATCTGGGCGGCGCGACGCTGACCTCGATCACCGACTATCAGGACCTGCGCAAGCGCTATGGCGAGGACAGCGACATGTCCCCCGCCACCAACTTCGTCTACACGACGGCGCAGGACCTCTATCAGCTTTCCCAGGAATTGCGGCTGTCGGGGGAGGGCGACCGGCTCACCTGGCTTGCCGGCCTCTACGGCATCAAGATCCACACGAAGAACGGCTATGTCACCGACACGACCGGCGCCTTCGGCCTGCTCGAGCGATATGACAGCGTCCTGAACACCGAGTCCGTCGCCGCCTTCGGCCAGCTCGAATATAAGCTGGACGACCGGTTCACCCTGATCGGCGGCCTGCGCTATTCGCGCGACTGGAAACGGTTCGATTATGTGCATTCCGAGAATGGCGTGCAGGACTTCGCGTTCGACAGAAGGCTGTTTCCCGATCTCGCGAAGCGGCGCTTCAGTGATTATTCGGGCAAGATCGAGCTCGATTTCAAGCCGAGCCGGAACGCCTTCCTTTATGCCAGCGTCAATCGCGGCACCAAGAGCGGCGGCTTCGGCACCCAGGCCTTCGGACCCTTCGATCCGGCGACGATCGCCTTCGATGGAGAGGTTTTGACCAATGTCGAAGGCGGCGTGAAGCTCACGCTGTTGAACCGGACGACGAACTTCAACGTCGCCGGCTTCCACTACAAATATAGCGGCTACCAATCGTTCGAACTGGTCGGCGTCACCCAGATCATCCGCAACAAGCCCGCTCGCATAAAGGGGCTCGAATTCGAGTTCACGACCCGTCCGGTTGCCGGCCTCTATCTCCAGGCGTTCCTGACCCTGCTCGACGGCGAGGTCCGCAATGTCACGGTTCCCTCGGGCGATGTCCTCGATCGGGACATGCCGCAGGCGCCCTCGCTCAGCGCGGGCGGCCTGATCCGCTACGAATTCGCGGCGGGGCCGGGGCGGCTGGCGCTCCAGACCAACTGGAAGCATGACAGCCGGCAATATTTCTCGACCTTCAACGCCCCGGTCGATCGCGAGCCGGCCCGCTGGGTCGGCGATGCGCGCGTCTCCTATGCCTTCGACGACCTGCCGATCGAGGCCGCCTTCTTCGTCAACAACCTGACCGACCGGAAATACCGGCTCTACACGCTCGATCTGTCGGGGCCCTTCGGCTTCACCCAGCAGAACTACGCCCGCCCGCGCTGGTTTGGCGGCAGCCTCACCTACCGCATCCAATGATCCCCCTGAAAGGAAAGAGGAAAAGAATGTCCAAGTCCATTGCTATGCTGGCGTCCGTCCTGCTGGGCCTGTCGGCCATGGCGGCGCCCGCGGCCGCGGCCGCTCCGGCTCCGGCGATCGGCGATCTGCCCAAGGCCGATGCCGCCGACGTCACCGAGTTCCGCCGCCAGGTCGACGCGCTCTACCGGATGAAGGAGGCGGCCTTCGCCAGGGACGATGCCGACACGATCGTCGACCGCTTCTACACGCGCGATTCGATCACCTTCGGTCCCGACGGCAAGCCGGTGATCGGCCGGGACGCCTTCCGGAAGGAATATCAGGGCATCGTCAGGATCGCCAATGTGAAGGTCGAGCCCATCGCCACCCATGTCGGCAAGGACGCCGC is part of the Rhizorhabdus wittichii RW1 genome and harbors:
- a CDS encoding TonB-dependent receptor, plug (PFAM: TonB-dependent receptor; TonB-dependent receptor, plug) — encoded protein: MASRLSKLMASAAIVMGSAGGAMAQVSTTEAGFEPGEIVVTAQKRTQSAQAIGVAVSALGADNLAALGRQDISALAAQVPGLQVNQYSPTVTVFNIRGVSQNDFADSQEAPIAFYNDEVYISALGAIAGMTYDLERVEVLRGPQGTLFGRNATGGLIQIVSAKPTDHLDGFVTATVGSYGQVATEGAVGGPLSDRLRARLSFTTNHGGGYFKNRIGRDLGAAKFYAGRIQLAGDVGEGGKFNIKVQALRNDRDRQAGIYSHRSAFPNALGLGVYFDPSENAWGNCNGCDALGYAEPDRDPFTGALNGPNYFSRTFWAVTARYEQDLGGATLTSITDYQDLRKRYGEDSDMSPATNFVYTTAQDLYQLSQELRLSGEGDRLTWLAGLYGIKIHTKNGYVTDTTGAFGLLERYDSVLNTESVAAFGQLEYKLDDRFTLIGGLRYSRDWKRFDYVHSENGVQDFAFDRRLFPDLAKRRFSDYSGKIELDFKPSRNAFLYASVNRGTKSGGFGTQAFGPFDPATIAFDGEVLTNVEGGVKLTLLNRTTNFNVAGFHYKYSGYQSFELVGVTQIIRNKPARIKGLEFEFTTRPVAGLYLQAFLTLLDGEVRNVTVPSGDVLDRDMPQAPSLSAGGLIRYEFAAGPGRLALQTNWKHDSRQYFSTFNAPVDREPARWVGDARVSYAFDDLPIEAAFFVNNLTDRKYRLYTLDLSGPFGFTQQNYARPRWFGGSLTYRIQ